The following coding sequences lie in one Sporolituus thermophilus DSM 23256 genomic window:
- a CDS encoding YqaA family protein, whose amino-acid sequence MDQLLQVLLAYGLIGLVIASFTESFISPVLPDLLLIPLALAAPDKAILYAVAATAASVAGGVIGYFLGGRYGVPLVKRIVPAQHIASIRRWVTAYGPWAIILAALAPIPYKFVSISAGVFRISFGVFLLASVVGRAKRFLLEGLLIYYYGPQAVDLIKKYSDDTVIVVCAVVIAMIVLIRRLRSAGAPTTPAK is encoded by the coding sequence ATGGACCAGCTGCTGCAGGTACTCTTGGCGTACGGCCTTATTGGCCTTGTCATTGCGTCCTTTACCGAATCCTTTATCTCGCCAGTCCTCCCCGACCTTTTGCTTATTCCGCTCGCTCTGGCCGCGCCGGACAAAGCCATTCTTTACGCCGTGGCAGCCACGGCGGCGTCGGTAGCCGGCGGCGTTATCGGCTATTTTCTCGGCGGCCGGTATGGCGTGCCACTGGTTAAGCGGATAGTACCGGCGCAACACATCGCTTCAATCCGGCGCTGGGTTACGGCCTATGGCCCCTGGGCCATCATCCTGGCGGCACTGGCCCCCATTCCCTATAAATTTGTGAGTATCAGTGCCGGTGTTTTCCGGATAAGTTTTGGCGTCTTTCTCCTGGCTTCCGTTGTCGGCCGGGCCAAACGCTTTCTGCTGGAAGGGCTCTTAATTTACTACTATGGGCCTCAGGCCGTTGACCTGATAAAAAAGTATTCCGATGACACCGTCATTGTTGTTTGCGCGGTCGTGATCGCCATGATCGTGCTCATCAGGCGGCTTAGATCAGCAGGTGCGCCGACAACTCCGGCGAAATAA
- a CDS encoding two-component system sensor histidine kinase NtrB encodes MRPLASDLLAFCLNLLTNPPPFVQPTDPLNIPAALYDAIPACVLAVDNRLRITIFNRAAEELAGHPREKFLGRDVREVFANTMPEYPSFLVQTINGNRRFVDEEISFPHNGRRSRLLVSTAPLYDKAGTIAGAISAALDITPIREVRHRMHHLETLAALGQLAAGTAHEIRNPLTSIRGFTQLIQARALRRGDATTADYCRLIMQEIDHVNNILSDILSLARPHTRQLSLLNIVKIVHDVIAFMYGEAILSGITLRPELPPEELWVQGHIDKLKEVLINICRNAFQAMGPGGILTLSVSADAVTVKIALSDTGCGMTRDIIEQIFTPFFTTKETGTGLGLAICQQIMHEHGGDIQVESTPGQGSTFTLLLPRCLPPERSEAVTAVPGRIFSNSDTASPG; translated from the coding sequence GTGCGCCCATTAGCTTCGGACTTATTAGCATTTTGTCTAAATCTCCTCACCAACCCCCCGCCCTTTGTCCAGCCGACAGACCCGCTGAACATTCCCGCCGCCTTGTATGACGCTATTCCCGCCTGCGTCCTGGCCGTTGACAACCGGCTGCGCATCACCATCTTCAACCGGGCCGCGGAAGAGCTCGCCGGTCATCCGCGGGAAAAATTTCTTGGCCGGGATGTACGGGAAGTGTTTGCCAATACTATGCCTGAATACCCGTCTTTTTTGGTACAGACGATCAATGGCAACCGGCGCTTCGTAGATGAGGAAATCAGCTTTCCCCACAATGGCCGGCGCAGCCGCCTTTTGGTTAGCACGGCCCCGCTCTACGATAAGGCGGGAACCATTGCCGGCGCGATCAGTGCCGCCTTGGATATCACGCCCATCCGCGAAGTTAGACACCGGATGCACCACTTAGAGACGCTGGCCGCCCTGGGCCAGCTTGCCGCCGGCACGGCCCATGAAATCCGCAACCCCCTCACGTCGATACGAGGGTTTACCCAGCTTATTCAGGCCCGGGCGCTCAGGCGTGGCGATGCGACTACCGCAGATTACTGCCGCTTGATCATGCAGGAAATTGATCATGTCAACAATATCCTGAGCGACATCCTCTCCCTGGCCCGCCCCCATACCCGTCAACTGTCCCTGCTCAACATCGTGAAGATCGTCCATGACGTTATCGCCTTTATGTATGGCGAAGCGATCCTATCCGGCATAACGCTCCGCCCCGAACTGCCGCCGGAGGAGTTATGGGTCCAGGGCCATATCGATAAGCTGAAAGAAGTGCTGATTAACATCTGCCGCAACGCGTTCCAGGCCATGGGGCCGGGTGGCATTCTAACCCTCTCAGTTTCTGCCGACGCCGTTACGGTAAAGATAGCGCTCTCCGACACCGGCTGCGGCATGACCCGGGACATTATCGAACAGATCTTTACCCCCTTTTTCACCACCAAGGAAACCGGCACCGGCCTGGGCCTGGCGATCTGCCAGCAGATCATGCATGAACATGGTGGCGACATTCAGGTCGAAAGCACGCCCGGTCAGGGCAGCACTTTCACGCTCCTCTTACCCCGCTGCCTTCCCCCTGAACGCAGTGAAGCCGTCACTGCCGTTCCAGGCCGTATTTTTTCAAATAGCGATACAGCGTCACCCGGCTGA
- a CDS encoding EamA family transporter, whose translation MLKSFSFAILALFCWGAAPLFGKLGLGGLEPLTALTIRSAVVTGLLALAVTAGGKWPAVAAAAPRDVLFVALEGVCAALLGQLAYYYALKYGEVGRVSPVVSAFPLVALILAAVFFGEKITAGKAAGAALIVTGIILLRY comes from the coding sequence ATGCTTAAGAGTTTTAGTTTTGCCATCCTGGCCCTGTTCTGCTGGGGAGCGGCCCCGTTATTCGGCAAGCTTGGCCTCGGCGGCCTGGAGCCGCTCACGGCGCTCACCATCCGCAGCGCTGTGGTAACAGGCCTGCTGGCATTGGCTGTGACCGCCGGGGGCAAGTGGCCGGCCGTTGCTGCCGCCGCCCCCCGTGATGTATTGTTCGTGGCGCTCGAAGGAGTGTGCGCCGCCCTTTTGGGACAGCTGGCTTACTACTACGCCCTCAAATACGGCGAGGTCGGCCGGGTTTCGCCGGTCGTTTCCGCTTTCCCGCTGGTGGCGCTCATCCTCGCGGCGGTGTTTTTCGGCGAAAAGATTACCGCCGGCAAAGCGGCGGGGGCAGCGCTAATTGTAACCGGCATCATTCTGCTCCGTTACTAG
- the nrdD gene encoding anaerobic ribonucleoside-triphosphate reductase, which yields MENLVIHGVTVTADPSLTTAEITALVEEEIKLWQDKNKTLGRLELTLDGDSIVVRAVEKSPIRRVRRITGYLSALENFNDAKRAECEARVTHC from the coding sequence ATGGAAAACCTGGTAATCCATGGCGTGACCGTCACCGCCGACCCGTCGCTGACCACCGCCGAAATCACCGCTTTGGTCGAAGAAGAAATTAAACTCTGGCAGGACAAGAACAAAACCCTTGGCCGCCTGGAGCTCACCTTGGACGGTGACAGCATCGTGGTGCGGGCCGTGGAAAAATCGCCGATCCGCCGCGTCCGCCGCATCACCGGCTACCTGAGTGCTCTGGAAAACTTCAACGATGCCAAGCGGGCCGAATGTGAGGCGCGCGTCACCCATTGCTAG
- a CDS encoding DUF2935 domain-containing protein, which produces MSRPSVATGAPGLLPNAEELCFWLDILQEHALFIKLGLPCDKTDLIREAEYFYDELGKLKARVGKTGDKKFAALVEDAACLIAQFHHYKHHLVHLAVSCRIVPNLPPLMLEHMAREAEYVLRLLTKMKDGKHALEQMAKTQEMLFWVRVMEDHTYFIRGRLDPSERIMMGTVDEFSQEFDELYLQARDFAGLYHHHHHRHAHGSKGAHAYRHDHGVMPAYARFIKDVRAATVRLRDFKKAAHRLIEECKLVSTIPALLADHVRREADHFLMVLAMMDKGMMECPPDEEEPVCGYADSMECEDDFGPPPIMECDEKMPCGMWEEEEEMVEEDEEECFEDELPPVKPPKFALPPKKFKEMAPPREEPSLEPAPTPEPVPQPEPEPPKQVKPAKYKWNNWPRPLGKVKD; this is translated from the coding sequence ATGTCACGCCCCTCTGTTGCCACCGGTGCGCCAGGGCTGCTGCCCAATGCGGAGGAACTGTGCTTCTGGCTGGATATTCTGCAGGAGCACGCCCTGTTTATTAAGCTGGGTTTGCCTTGCGACAAAACCGACCTTATTCGCGAAGCGGAATACTTTTATGACGAATTGGGAAAACTCAAGGCCCGTGTCGGCAAGACCGGTGATAAAAAATTTGCCGCGCTGGTTGAGGACGCGGCTTGCCTTATTGCCCAGTTTCACCACTACAAACACCACCTTGTCCACCTGGCGGTATCCTGCCGAATAGTGCCTAATTTGCCGCCGCTTATGCTTGAACATATGGCCCGCGAGGCCGAATATGTCCTGCGACTGCTTACGAAAATGAAAGACGGCAAACATGCCCTCGAACAAATGGCCAAGACGCAGGAAATGCTGTTCTGGGTCCGCGTCATGGAGGACCATACCTACTTTATCCGGGGACGGCTTGATCCGTCGGAGCGGATTATGATGGGGACAGTGGACGAGTTTTCCCAGGAATTTGACGAGCTCTATCTCCAGGCTCGCGATTTTGCCGGCCTGTACCACCATCATCACCATCGCCATGCCCATGGCAGCAAAGGCGCACATGCTTATCGCCATGATCACGGCGTCATGCCTGCTTACGCGCGCTTTATCAAGGATGTGCGCGCCGCCACGGTGCGGCTGCGGGACTTTAAGAAGGCGGCCCACCGGCTGATCGAGGAGTGCAAGCTGGTCAGCACCATCCCCGCTTTGTTGGCTGATCATGTCCGGCGAGAGGCCGACCATTTCCTCATGGTTTTGGCCATGATGGATAAAGGCATGATGGAATGCCCGCCCGATGAGGAAGAACCGGTTTGTGGCTACGCTGATAGCATGGAATGTGAGGACGATTTTGGGCCGCCGCCTATTATGGAGTGCGACGAGAAGATGCCGTGCGGCATGTGGGAAGAGGAAGAAGAAATGGTGGAGGAAGACGAAGAGGAATGTTTCGAGGATGAACTGCCGCCGGTAAAACCGCCCAAGTTCGCCTTACCGCCGAAAAAATTCAAGGAAATGGCGCCACCGCGCGAAGAGCCTAGTCTTGAGCCGGCGCCGACCCCGGAGCCCGTACCGCAGCCGGAGCCTGAGCCGCCCAAGCAGGTTAAACCGGCGAAATACAAATGGAATAACTGGCCGCGGCCGCTCGGTAAAGTTAAGGATTAA
- the trmB gene encoding tRNA (guanosine(46)-N7)-methyltransferase TrmB, with amino-acid sequence MRLRKKPWISQALAEYTDIVYRPPLPDLRGRWREVFGRTAPLHVELGTGKGRFIAGMAEREPAINFVGVEAQQDVLYYAAKKVRERQLSNVRLVVFDINNLLELFAPGEIDRLYINFCDPWPKKRHAKRRLTHSNFLEKYRVVLAPGGQLFFKTDNEKLFEFSLNQFGAMGLKMGNITFDLHNSGYEGNIMTEYEEKFSSQGMRIYRCEVTF; translated from the coding sequence ATGAGGCTGCGGAAAAAGCCCTGGATTAGTCAAGCTCTTGCCGAATATACCGATATCGTCTACCGCCCTCCCCTGCCCGACTTGCGCGGGCGCTGGCGGGAGGTTTTTGGCCGCACGGCTCCGCTTCACGTGGAGTTGGGTACCGGCAAGGGGCGTTTTATTGCCGGAATGGCCGAACGGGAGCCGGCCATCAATTTTGTGGGCGTGGAAGCCCAGCAGGATGTTTTGTACTATGCCGCCAAAAAAGTGCGGGAGCGGCAGCTAAGCAACGTCCGGCTGGTCGTTTTCGATATCAACAACTTGCTGGAACTGTTTGCTCCCGGCGAAATTGACCGCCTGTACATCAATTTTTGCGATCCCTGGCCGAAAAAGCGGCATGCCAAGCGGCGACTCACCCATAGCAATTTCCTGGAAAAGTACCGGGTAGTGCTGGCCCCCGGCGGCCAACTCTTCTTTAAAACCGATAACGAGAAACTGTTTGAGTTTTCCCTTAACCAGTTTGGCGCCATGGGACTGAAAATGGGGAATATTACCTTTGATCTGCACAATAGCGGCTATGAAGGCAATATTATGACCGAGTATGAGGAAAAATTCAGTTCCCAGGGGATGCGCATCTACCGCTGCGAGGTAACTTTTTAG
- a CDS encoding hemolysin family protein, producing METSSVTLEITVIILLILANGLFALTEMAIVSSRKPRLEKMANEGSAGAKAALELADDPTQLLSTIQVGITLIGILTGTFGGATLSRVVAAWLNQVPLLAPYSDSISLAFVVAAITYVSLIVGELVPKRVALSNPEPLAAFVARPMRAFSRLATPVVYFLSTSTNLVMRVLGIRPSEELPVTEEEIKILIEQGTEAGAFEKAEQDMVQRVFRFGDLRVYDLMTPRTQMTWLDLEDTPEENIKIITESGYSRFPVVRGNLDEVVGVVYTSDILVSCLAGKPIDLEACIRRPLFVPRSMRAFRALEMFKQQGVHEAVVLDEFGGVLGFVTLHDLLEAIIGDMPLADDTEEPMAVQRDDGSWLVDGMMPVEDFKEMFGIDELPEEERDHFHTVGGFVISYLGHIPAVSEQFAWGRLRIEIIDMDRVRVDKILVTVVDNEAVEQRRDRA from the coding sequence TTGGAAACCTCATCAGTTACCCTGGAGATTACGGTCATCATCCTGTTAATCCTGGCCAACGGGCTATTCGCCTTAACCGAAATGGCGATAGTATCATCCCGTAAACCCCGCTTGGAAAAGATGGCCAACGAAGGCAGTGCCGGGGCCAAGGCGGCCTTGGAGCTGGCTGATGATCCGACCCAACTGCTATCGACCATTCAGGTGGGTATTACCTTAATCGGCATTCTCACCGGCACCTTCGGCGGCGCCACGCTGTCCCGGGTGGTTGCCGCATGGCTGAACCAGGTGCCGCTATTGGCGCCTTACAGCGACAGCATCAGCCTGGCATTCGTCGTCGCCGCCATTACCTATGTATCGCTGATTGTGGGCGAACTGGTGCCCAAGCGCGTAGCGCTCAGCAATCCCGAGCCGCTGGCGGCCTTTGTCGCCCGGCCGATGCGCGCCTTTTCCCGTCTGGCTACGCCAGTAGTGTATTTCCTCAGCACTTCTACCAACCTGGTAATGCGGGTGCTTGGCATCAGACCATCGGAGGAGCTGCCGGTGACAGAGGAGGAGATTAAAATTCTTATCGAGCAGGGCACCGAAGCCGGCGCCTTTGAAAAGGCGGAGCAGGACATGGTTCAGCGCGTATTCCGCTTTGGCGACCTGCGTGTATATGATTTGATGACGCCGCGGACCCAGATGACGTGGCTTGACCTGGAAGATACTCCGGAGGAAAACATAAAAATCATCACGGAGAGCGGCTATTCCCGCTTTCCGGTGGTGCGGGGCAATCTGGACGAAGTGGTTGGTGTTGTTTATACGAGCGACATTCTCGTCAGTTGTCTGGCGGGCAAACCAATTGACTTGGAAGCGTGTATCCGCCGGCCCCTGTTTGTTCCGCGTTCTATGCGCGCTTTTCGCGCCTTGGAGATGTTTAAACAACAGGGCGTCCACGAAGCCGTCGTGCTGGATGAGTTCGGTGGCGTGCTAGGGTTCGTCACACTTCATGATTTACTGGAAGCCATTATTGGCGACATGCCGCTGGCAGACGACACGGAAGAGCCGATGGCGGTGCAGCGGGATGACGGCTCCTGGCTGGTGGATGGGATGATGCCGGTGGAAGACTTCAAGGAAATGTTCGGTATTGATGAGCTGCCGGAAGAGGAGCGTGATCATTTTCACACCGTAGGCGGGTTCGTCATCTCTTATCTTGGCCATATCCCGGCCGTATCGGAACAGTTTGCGTGGGGCCGGCTGCGCATTGAGATCATCGATATGGACCGCGTACGGGTGGACAAAATATTGGTGACAGTGGTGGATAATGAGGCGGTAGAACAGCGAAGGGACCGGGCCTAG
- the ilvD gene encoding dihydroxy-acid dehydratase, giving the protein MTNRLSSFSPYQRAIAKGHLCSCGTAYADLDKPLIAIVNSWNEIVPGHAHLRDLAAHVKRGIADAGALPLEFNTIAVCDGITQSHNGMKYVLPSRELIADSIEIMVRGHGIFDGMVLLGSCDKVTPAMLMAAARLNIPAVMLTGGPMVNRIKPKQSKAARQSFIRGEIDEKALVDVTREYYPHPGICPFLGTANTMSIVAEALGLALPGSGTAPALSAERDRLAYATGRAIVDLVNKDIRPRAIMTRAALENALVVVLAIGGSLNTVLHLPAIAHEAGLTLTMADFDRISKRTPLITRIYPNSDEYTVADLHPVGGVPTLMKELAPLLDLSVLTVTGRTLADNLSGANSADGQVIRPLSNPYQCEGGIAVLQGNLAPDGAVVKSSAVPRELWQFRGPARVFESEEECMAAADAGTIRSGEVIVIRNEGPVGGPGMREMHRATEILSKVGRVAIITDGRFSGASGGLAIGYLSPEAALGGPIGLVATGDIIAIDIAARTLTWEVDEQTAAQRRAAARPRRTETDSAFLKLYSAATLSAAQGAIRKHDF; this is encoded by the coding sequence ATGACCAACAGGCTCAGCAGTTTTTCTCCCTATCAGCGGGCTATTGCCAAAGGCCACCTATGTTCCTGCGGTACGGCTTACGCTGACCTCGATAAGCCCCTTATCGCCATCGTTAATTCGTGGAATGAAATTGTCCCCGGCCACGCCCATCTGCGTGACCTGGCCGCCCACGTTAAACGGGGCATTGCCGATGCCGGCGCCTTGCCGCTGGAGTTCAATACCATCGCCGTCTGCGATGGCATTACCCAAAGCCATAACGGCATGAAATATGTGCTGCCCAGCCGCGAACTCATCGCCGATTCCATTGAAATCATGGTGCGCGGCCACGGTATCTTTGACGGCATGGTGCTGCTCGGCTCCTGCGACAAAGTAACGCCGGCCATGCTCATGGCCGCCGCCCGCCTCAACATCCCGGCCGTTATGCTCACCGGCGGGCCGATGGTCAACCGGATCAAACCCAAACAGTCGAAAGCGGCCCGGCAAAGCTTCATCCGCGGCGAAATCGACGAGAAGGCCCTGGTCGACGTGACCCGGGAGTATTACCCCCACCCCGGCATTTGCCCCTTCCTCGGCACGGCCAATACCATGAGCATTGTCGCCGAGGCGCTGGGTCTGGCCCTCCCCGGTTCGGGTACGGCGCCGGCCCTGTCGGCCGAACGCGACCGGCTTGCCTACGCAACCGGCCGGGCGATTGTCGACCTGGTGAACAAGGATATCCGGCCTCGCGCCATCATGACCCGGGCGGCGCTGGAAAATGCCCTCGTCGTCGTCCTGGCCATCGGCGGCTCGCTGAACACGGTGCTGCACCTGCCGGCCATCGCCCACGAGGCCGGTCTGACCCTCACCATGGCCGACTTTGACCGCATTAGCAAACGCACGCCGCTCATCACCCGTATTTACCCCAACAGTGACGAATATACCGTCGCCGACCTCCATCCCGTTGGCGGTGTTCCCACCCTGATGAAAGAACTGGCCCCCCTGCTCGATCTGTCGGTCCTTACCGTTACCGGCCGTACCCTCGCCGACAACCTAAGCGGCGCCAACAGCGCGGACGGTCAGGTCATTCGGCCGCTCAGCAACCCCTACCAGTGCGAAGGCGGCATCGCCGTCCTCCAGGGCAACCTTGCCCCCGACGGGGCCGTCGTCAAGAGCTCGGCCGTGCCCCGTGAACTGTGGCAATTCCGTGGACCGGCCCGCGTCTTTGAGAGTGAAGAAGAATGTATGGCCGCTGCCGACGCCGGCACGATCAGGAGCGGCGAGGTCATCGTCATCCGCAACGAAGGACCGGTCGGCGGCCCTGGCATGCGCGAAATGCACCGCGCTACCGAAATCCTCAGCAAAGTCGGCAGAGTGGCCATTATTACCGACGGCCGCTTTTCCGGGGCTTCCGGCGGGCTAGCCATCGGCTATCTTTCACCTGAGGCGGCGCTCGGCGGCCCGATCGGCCTAGTCGCGACCGGCGACATCATCGCTATCGACATTGCCGCCCGCACGCTGACCTGGGAAGTCGATGAGCAGACGGCCGCCCAGCGCCGCGCAGCCGCCCGGCCCCGCCGGACGGAAACGGACAGCGCCTTCCTTAAGCTGTACAGCGCCGCCACCTTGTCAGCCGCCCAGGGGGCAATCCGCAAACACGACTTTTAG
- a CDS encoding molybdate transporter family protein — protein MRLNRFELAGSLADIGVLLPLVVALAATGSVNPFIALSACGLFYLATGMYYRVPVPVQPLKVFCTVALAAKLAPAVIHAGALLIGFLFLALSVPAVMEGIKKLFPLPVIRGIQLSTGLLLIDSGIKLFISPQVIIGGPAETVALFGVALPASLLLGIFLTSLLLLAIPHSKYPAALILVAAGAILALLFGAKLTPAGPAAFRLPEFPAATAFLQAFWLLVLPQIPLSLGNAIIATENTLKTYFAGQANRVNANRLAFGMGLFNLLAGLAGGIPCCHGCGGVTAHYRFGARTGMATALAGLFYILLAAAVYYFGTSVFAFFPYPILGVLLIYVGIEHGLLIQDVRSRQDLAVVIIIAAVTMATRDMTVAFLTGIAFRQIIIARRLLE, from the coding sequence ATGCGGCTAAACCGGTTTGAACTGGCCGGCAGCCTGGCTGACATCGGCGTCCTCCTGCCGCTTGTCGTTGCGCTGGCCGCCACGGGTAGTGTTAACCCCTTTATCGCTTTATCGGCCTGCGGGCTCTTTTACCTGGCAACAGGAATGTACTACCGCGTGCCCGTTCCCGTCCAGCCCCTTAAAGTATTCTGCACCGTGGCCCTGGCCGCGAAGTTAGCCCCGGCGGTAATCCACGCCGGCGCGCTGCTCATCGGTTTTTTGTTCCTGGCGCTGTCCGTTCCGGCCGTAATGGAGGGCATAAAGAAGCTCTTTCCCCTGCCGGTAATCCGCGGCATCCAGTTAAGCACCGGCCTGCTGCTGATCGACAGCGGCATTAAGCTGTTTATATCCCCTCAGGTCATTATCGGCGGCCCAGCGGAAACGGTGGCGCTTTTCGGCGTTGCTTTGCCAGCCAGCCTGCTGCTCGGCATCTTCTTAACCAGCCTCTTGCTCCTGGCCATACCTCACTCCAAATACCCCGCCGCCCTCATCTTAGTGGCCGCGGGCGCTATACTGGCTCTCCTGTTCGGCGCCAAACTGACGCCCGCCGGGCCGGCGGCTTTTCGCCTGCCTGAATTTCCCGCCGCCACCGCTTTCCTCCAGGCCTTTTGGCTGCTTGTTCTGCCGCAAATTCCGCTCAGCCTCGGCAACGCCATCATTGCCACGGAAAACACGCTCAAAACCTATTTTGCCGGGCAGGCCAACCGGGTAAACGCCAACCGGCTGGCCTTCGGCATGGGGCTTTTTAACCTGCTGGCCGGCCTTGCCGGCGGTATCCCCTGCTGCCACGGCTGCGGCGGCGTCACCGCCCACTACCGCTTCGGCGCCCGGACAGGCATGGCCACTGCTTTGGCCGGACTGTTTTACATCCTTCTGGCCGCGGCGGTATACTACTTTGGCACCTCGGTCTTCGCTTTCTTTCCTTATCCTATTCTGGGCGTACTGCTCATCTACGTGGGCATCGAACACGGCCTGCTCATTCAGGATGTCCGTTCCCGCCAGGACCTGGCGGTTGTTATCATCATCGCGGCGGTGACAATGGCGACCCGGGACATGACGGTTGCCTTCCTTACCGGCATCGCTTTCCGGCAGATTATCATCGCCCGGCGCCTTCTGGAATAG
- a CDS encoding sigma-54-dependent Fis family transcriptional regulator, which translates to MIRERRSKEKLQNYYYKFVKHGELDPNVHPWVAESWQRSRAAGVPTDRMPPLKKLDKQELARRRERHRVALAYLDGLFREIREHFNVYNLSLLLLDQECYALKSYALPFFQMTPGELEGARLTEADIGTSSISIAYRHQTPFLLFGPEMWIAECQTGDACSTPVMPEGEPEYVLTLVSVQQEEIPYGAVMSLLLTMKYALENYLRLERRLAVKRTILDAVPLAVYHILPGGEVAYTNRLGQNRLSVITPEGQAGEPPNLSDVVLNYRHTPLYKGFLGIPSYNKEVTWITPQKTYEDITTVVPIERDGQVASVVAVSMPIEDLRTMVAHAAGYTARYSLASIVGEAPAIVALKDKATRVARGHGHLLLQGEPGTGKQRLAHGIHQASHRAAGPLIAVRCADMPPDLLEAELFGTKAGGDESRPGKLELANGGTLFLDEVEKLPPHLQARLAQALTAGQAARVGEDVLRSFDVRVIAACDSDLKRLTEKGAFLPQLHELLAKTVLRIPPLRARAGDIPLLAAHIIDELAQQHNLPVKQLSEAAAELLMSYDWPGNIKQLQGVVEHAFFHTAGQTITPGDIILPGEVGPSKAWKEDREVFIEAWKAAGGNISRLANMLDVSRVTLYRYLKKYGLERQ; encoded by the coding sequence ATGATTCGCGAGCGGCGCAGCAAAGAAAAACTGCAAAACTATTACTATAAATTCGTTAAGCACGGGGAACTGGATCCTAACGTTCACCCCTGGGTGGCCGAATCGTGGCAGCGCAGTCGGGCGGCGGGGGTGCCTACTGACCGTATGCCGCCGCTCAAAAAACTGGACAAGCAGGAATTAGCCAGGCGGCGGGAGCGGCACCGCGTGGCTCTCGCGTATTTGGACGGCCTCTTCCGGGAAATCCGGGAGCATTTTAATGTCTACAACCTGAGCCTGCTGCTCTTGGATCAGGAATGTTACGCCCTAAAAAGTTACGCCCTGCCCTTCTTCCAAATGACGCCGGGCGAACTGGAGGGGGCGCGGTTGACCGAGGCGGACATCGGGACGTCAAGCATCAGTATCGCTTACCGACATCAAACGCCCTTTCTCCTGTTCGGGCCGGAGATGTGGATTGCCGAGTGTCAGACCGGCGACGCCTGCTCGACGCCGGTCATGCCGGAGGGCGAGCCGGAATATGTTCTAACGCTTGTTTCGGTACAGCAAGAGGAGATTCCTTACGGGGCGGTAATGTCTTTGCTACTGACCATGAAATACGCCCTGGAAAATTACCTGCGGCTGGAGCGGCGCCTGGCCGTCAAGCGGACCATCTTGGACGCGGTGCCGCTGGCTGTTTACCATATCCTGCCTGGCGGCGAGGTGGCTTACACCAACCGGCTGGGCCAAAACCGCCTGTCGGTAATAACGCCGGAAGGGCAGGCCGGCGAGCCGCCTAACTTAAGCGATGTGGTCCTCAACTACCGCCACACGCCGCTCTACAAAGGCTTTCTTGGCATCCCGTCTTACAATAAGGAAGTTACCTGGATCACGCCGCAAAAAACGTACGAGGACATTACGACCGTGGTGCCGATCGAGCGCGATGGCCAGGTTGCCAGTGTGGTCGCCGTGTCCATGCCGATCGAAGATTTGCGGACCATGGTGGCCCATGCTGCCGGCTATACGGCCCGCTACAGCCTGGCGAGCATCGTCGGTGAAGCGCCGGCGATCGTCGCGCTAAAGGATAAGGCCACGCGGGTGGCCCGCGGCCACGGCCATCTTTTGCTGCAGGGCGAACCCGGCACCGGCAAGCAACGGTTGGCCCATGGCATCCACCAGGCCAGCCACCGTGCGGCCGGCCCGCTTATTGCCGTACGGTGCGCCGATATGCCGCCCGATCTGTTGGAGGCCGAACTGTTCGGGACCAAGGCGGGCGGGGATGAGAGCCGGCCGGGCAAACTGGAATTGGCCAATGGCGGCACCCTTTTCCTCGACGAGGTGGAGAAGCTGCCGCCCCACTTGCAGGCGCGGCTGGCGCAGGCGCTCACCGCCGGTCAGGCGGCCCGGGTCGGCGAGGATGTGCTTCGCTCGTTCGATGTGCGGGTCATCGCGGCTTGCGACAGTGATCTCAAACGGTTGACGGAAAAGGGCGCTTTTTTGCCACAGCTGCATGAACTGCTGGCGAAAACGGTGCTCCGCATTCCGCCGCTCAGGGCCCGCGCCGGGGACATCCCGCTGCTGGCCGCCCATATCATCGACGAACTGGCCCAGCAGCATAATCTGCCGGTCAAACAATTGTCGGAAGCAGCGGCTGAGCTTCTCATGTCATATGACTGGCCGGGCAATATTAAGCAGCTCCAGGGCGTGGTGGAGCATGCCTTTTTCCATACGGCCGGCCAAACAATAACCCCCGGCGATATCATTCTGCCGGGGGAAGTAGGGCCCAGCAAGGCCTGGAAAGAAGACCGCGAGGTATTCATCGAGGCGTGGAAGGCCGCCGGCGGCAATATCAGCCGTCTGGCCAACATGCTGGACGTCAGCCGGGTGACGCTGTATCGCTATTTGAAAAAATACGGCCTGGAACGGCAGTGA